A DNA window from uncultured Fibrobacter sp. contains the following coding sequences:
- the rhuM gene encoding RhuM family protein, with protein sequence MYLHKKTTEMTNPDLLESDNKGEIVLYQPEGEVRLEVRVENDTVWLSANQMARLFDRDEKTLRKHINNVFLEEVEKENNTHFLRVDGVKQPVAFYSLDVIISVGYRVKSANGIKFRRWANQVLKDYMLKGYVVNQRIIETGMQIANQFQEQRQLIENQGAEIVELKKSTEKRLSTIEKHIDFFVRAAQTPTGGILATGTRFDGLVLIADLVKSAKRSVVFIDPFATIEILKFAAIRAKGVNAVIYSAHITPEFKAAVTLHNKQYPGLDLKTMRTIHDRFLLVDDTVYHFGASFKDMGNEMTAFSVLNFVTPKEVIVKIQESMKGR encoded by the coding sequence ATGTACTTGCATAAAAAAACAACAGAAATGACAAACCCAGACTTGCTCGAAAGCGACAACAAGGGCGAGATCGTGCTTTATCAACCGGAAGGAGAAGTTCGATTGGAAGTGCGTGTTGAAAACGACACCGTGTGGCTTTCGGCAAATCAAATGGCGCGCCTTTTCGACAGAGATGAAAAAACACTTAGAAAGCATATCAACAATGTATTTTTAGAGGAAGTTGAAAAAGAAAACAACACGCATTTTTTGCGTGTTGATGGAGTTAAACAACCTGTAGCTTTTTACAGCCTAGATGTTATCATTTCCGTTGGTTATCGAGTTAAATCTGCAAATGGCATAAAATTCCGTCGCTGGGCAAACCAAGTTCTAAAGGACTACATGCTCAAGGGTTACGTAGTGAACCAGCGAATAATTGAAACAGGGATGCAGATTGCTAATCAGTTTCAAGAACAGCGGCAATTAATCGAAAATCAGGGTGCAGAAATTGTAGAATTAAAAAAATCGACAGAAAAGCGACTTTCGACCATTGAAAAACACATTGATTTCTTCGTTAGGGCCGCCCAAACTCCCACAGGAGGCATCCTTGCGACGGGAACCCGTTTTGACGGACTTGTATTGATCGCTGATTTAGTGAAATCTGCAAAGCGCTCAGTGGTGTTTATTGATCCGTTTGCGACTATCGAAATTTTGAAGTTTGCAGCAATTCGAGCAAAAGGAGTAAACGCAGTTATCTATTCCGCCCATATTACTCCTGAATTTAAAGCAGCCGTCACCTTGCATAATAAGCAATATCCAGGCTTAGATTTAAAAACGATGCGCACTATTCACGATCGATTCTTGCTTGTAGACGATACCGTTTACCACTTTGGGGCGTCATTCAAAGATATGGGCAATGAAATGACGGCGTTCAGCGTATTGAACTTTGTTACGCCCAAAGAAGTTATCGTCAAAATTCAGGAGAGTATGAAGGGAAGGTAA
- a CDS encoding DUF6088 family protein, with protein sequence MLLEFLKSKFGPGKPIFTEDAELLGLSAGNLRQQFKKLVDSGELFRYEPGVYFLPDHKHEYYPISSNMVAEYKYITNGDEIYGYYSGYTFANQLGLCLQVPYKAEIVTNNTTAIAREVKVGNIPFYIRRAKVAVTKENRNVLQLLDLLKDVEEYTDYCCEEEAPDIIRRHILRNKILRADVDKYIESFPLKTYKSIYDLKLYDVLA encoded by the coding sequence ATGCTTTTAGAGTTCTTGAAATCAAAATTTGGACCGGGAAAGCCCATTTTTACGGAAGATGCCGAACTACTCGGACTTTCGGCAGGGAATCTACGTCAACAATTCAAGAAACTTGTTGATTCCGGTGAACTTTTCCGTTATGAACCTGGAGTCTATTTTCTGCCGGACCACAAACACGAATATTACCCGATTTCGTCAAATATGGTTGCTGAATACAAGTACATTACCAATGGCGATGAAATCTACGGCTATTATTCGGGCTACACCTTCGCAAATCAACTTGGATTGTGCCTGCAGGTGCCGTATAAAGCCGAAATTGTCACAAATAATACAACAGCCATCGCACGCGAAGTTAAAGTAGGAAACATTCCGTTTTACATACGCCGTGCCAAGGTCGCCGTCACCAAAGAAAACCGCAACGTTCTTCAACTCCTAGATTTGCTAAAGGATGTAGAAGAATACACCGACTACTGCTGTGAAGAGGAAGCTCCCGACATCATTCGCAGGCATATTCTGCGTAACAAAATTCTCCGCGCCGACGTAGATAAATACATCGAAAGCTTTCCCCTAAAAACATACAAGTCTATCTACGATTTGAAGCTTTACGATGTACTTGCATAA
- a CDS encoding DUF167 domain-containing protein, with translation MKVNIKVHARSKRESVVELPDGSYKVEVKAPPVDGAANEAICELLAKHFGVHKRDVSVVTGATNNKKVVEIVK, from the coding sequence ATGAAAGTAAATATCAAGGTCCATGCGAGGAGCAAGCGCGAAAGCGTGGTGGAGCTGCCGGACGGCAGCTACAAGGTGGAAGTCAAGGCTCCCCCTGTGGACGGGGCGGCGAACGAGGCCATCTGTGAATTGCTGGCCAAGCATTTTGGAGTGCACAAGAGAGATGTATCAGTGGTGACGGGGGCCACCAACAATAAAAAGGTCGTGGAAATTGTAAAGTAA
- a CDS encoding flavodoxin, with protein MMFRNFKLTLAAVSAFGLSAMLTACNEQESKPAPKTETAEVAAPAPKSVVVYYSQNGATKKLAEIFAKAKNADAVELKLVTAYPSTYDSTIAAVMAQRESKQWPALENAKPELAKYDTVYLGYPIMFGTFAPPIYTFLDSNDLGGKVVVPFCTYGSGGRKVSAEELKTLEPNANVTLAYGISNKRITAENGAEVATKEVEGFFADLATGKTEEALTGAFSEQRPLAAEDSAVFAEATKDYAYLGLKPLSVATQVVAGTNYLFVCEMKAFGGPATQTNVKIFKPLPGQGAAELIVVEK; from the coding sequence ATGATGTTTCGCAATTTCAAATTGACTTTGGCCGCAGTGTCGGCGTTTGGCTTGTCTGCAATGCTTACGGCTTGCAACGAGCAGGAATCTAAGCCCGCACCTAAAACCGAAACCGCCGAAGTGGCTGCTCCGGCACCCAAGTCGGTGGTGGTGTACTATTCGCAGAACGGTGCGACCAAGAAACTCGCGGAAATTTTTGCGAAGGCGAAGAACGCCGATGCCGTGGAACTCAAGCTGGTGACGGCTTACCCTTCTACCTACGACAGTACGATTGCCGCGGTAATGGCTCAGCGCGAAAGCAAGCAGTGGCCTGCCCTTGAAAATGCGAAACCGGAACTTGCCAAGTACGATACGGTTTATCTGGGCTACCCGATTATGTTCGGAACATTCGCCCCGCCGATCTACACCTTCCTCGATTCCAACGACCTGGGCGGAAAGGTGGTGGTGCCGTTCTGCACCTACGGCAGCGGTGGCCGCAAGGTGTCTGCCGAAGAACTCAAGACGCTCGAACCGAACGCGAACGTGACGCTCGCCTATGGAATTTCGAACAAGCGAATTACGGCTGAAAATGGCGCCGAGGTTGCCACGAAGGAAGTCGAAGGATTCTTTGCGGACCTTGCAACCGGCAAGACCGAAGAAGCTCTTACGGGGGCGTTCTCGGAACAGCGCCCGCTTGCCGCAGAAGATTCCGCCGTGTTTGCCGAAGCGACCAAGGACTACGCTTACCTGGGACTCAAGCCGCTGAGTGTCGCGACGCAGGTGGTGGCTGGCACGAATTACCTGTTCGTGTGTGAAATGAAGGCCTTCGGTGGCCCTGCCACCCAGACGAACGTGAAAATCTTCAAGCCGCTTCCGGGCCAAGGTGCCGCGGAACTGATTGTTGTGGAAAAGTAG
- the pyrC gene encoding dihydroorotase, whose product MFLPLPDDFHAHLRQGDLMPGYVRDLVQQFGRAIIMPNTIPAMTSAKAIAEYKAQILDAAKSVRSDFVPLMTFKLNPNYTEQDLKDMMAVGVVAGKYYPAGVTTNSADGISDFEAVFPVVAMMEKLGLTLCVHGEEPGQFCLDREPAFIKRVETLAEKFPKLKIVFEHLSSAKSVEAVKRLPANVAATITVHHLMMTLDDIVGDALRPHHFCKPLPKRPEDRAAIREAAFSGSPKFFLGTDSAPHQLSKKECPCGAAGVYSAPVALPLLLQEFERAGHLDKLSDFIAGFGADFYGLPRTTQQIEVVKEPWTVPSIVNGVVPLAAGQTLDWKIK is encoded by the coding sequence ATGTTCCTACCTTTACCAGACGACTTTCATGCGCACTTGCGCCAGGGCGACTTGATGCCCGGCTACGTGCGCGACCTCGTGCAACAATTCGGCCGTGCTATCATCATGCCGAACACCATTCCAGCCATGACTTCGGCCAAGGCAATCGCCGAATACAAGGCGCAAATCCTTGACGCGGCAAAGAGCGTACGTTCGGACTTCGTTCCGCTCATGACGTTCAAGCTGAACCCGAACTACACGGAGCAGGACCTCAAGGACATGATGGCCGTAGGAGTCGTCGCGGGCAAGTACTACCCCGCAGGCGTCACCACCAACAGCGCCGACGGCATCAGCGACTTCGAGGCGGTTTTTCCCGTAGTCGCGATGATGGAAAAGCTAGGGCTTACGCTGTGCGTTCACGGCGAAGAACCGGGGCAGTTCTGCCTGGACCGCGAACCGGCATTCATCAAGCGAGTCGAAACGCTCGCCGAAAAGTTTCCGAAACTGAAAATCGTATTCGAGCACCTGAGTTCCGCAAAATCGGTCGAGGCTGTCAAGCGACTCCCGGCGAACGTAGCGGCGACCATCACGGTGCATCACCTGATGATGACGCTCGATGACATCGTCGGGGACGCCCTCAGGCCGCACCATTTCTGCAAGCCGCTCCCGAAGCGGCCTGAAGACCGTGCCGCCATCCGCGAAGCCGCCTTCAGCGGCTCCCCCAAGTTCTTTCTCGGCACGGACTCCGCTCCGCACCAGCTGAGTAAAAAGGAATGTCCGTGCGGAGCGGCGGGCGTCTACAGCGCACCGGTGGCCCTACCGCTTCTGCTTCAGGAATTCGAACGCGCGGGCCATCTCGACAAACTCAGCGACTTTATCGCAGGCTTCGGCGCCGACTTCTACGGACTTCCGCGCACCACGCAGCAGATCGAGGTCGTCAAGGAACCGTGGACCGTTCCAAGCATCGTCAACGGAGTCGTTCCGCTCGCCGCAGGCCAGACACTCGACTGGAAAATCAAGTAA
- a CDS encoding HD-GYP domain-containing protein, with amino-acid sequence MTKFIDLRNHPTLVSSVLLILVGLALNLIPSRLAIMFGIPLYLDCTGTIITAMLGGNLPAVIVGFCSNAINGISEPETMYYGVISIMIAVAATFFYHQRFFTNIPRLFVVIFTFALIGGGVGSLFTYFLYGLNFGQGITAPFAHAFNDVFGYSKFTSQLLADIIIDMLDKGAVVVLAMFIFRFVSRRLKNHLNQVFLRDSSNRDANKNVKHSLLRKVVVMVIVAEVLLGALASSIGFFLYRDNSIKRFVAIAKGVTNSAAHVVDADRIDEFLTVGDSAEGYKDIEEALYGIRSSFPQTKYLYVYKIERDGCHVVFDLDTDGEPGSEPGSVVAFDPSFEPYLPTLLTGGEIEPIVSDDKFGWLLTVYTPLKNASGKTVAYAAADISMDEIKSDEAMFFIKMLSLFFGLSIIIMSIVIELVNRGIVIPVNRMALAAMKFSGTTMIASTMDTEKVNLDKIRNAADRVVGLGIRSFDEIGNLYDSLSSMASDTYNFIARVQAQAERISKMQEVIIMEFAEVVEARDKSTGNHIKKTAAYVEALAEQLKKEGKFADVLTDEFVHKLKRAAPLHDIGKIAVSDLILNKPGKLTDEEFSIMKSHTTEGWKILTKMVEDAGNTIDANYLNESIDMAHYHHEKWDGSGYPTGIKGEEIPLSARIMAVADVFDALVAERVYKKPFTYEKAMAIITEGAGKHFDPDIVETFTHISEKLYSERTRLDQSGSEASIHLDSNAQKS; translated from the coding sequence ATGACGAAGTTTATTGATCTAAGGAATCATCCGACGCTGGTTTCGTCGGTGCTTCTCATTCTGGTAGGTCTGGCGTTGAACCTTATTCCTTCGCGCCTTGCTATCATGTTCGGTATCCCGCTTTACCTGGACTGTACGGGTACGATCATTACGGCAATGCTCGGCGGAAACCTTCCGGCGGTCATAGTCGGATTCTGCTCCAATGCGATCAACGGCATCTCTGAACCCGAGACAATGTATTACGGCGTCATTAGCATTATGATTGCCGTGGCGGCGACCTTCTTTTATCATCAGCGTTTCTTCACGAATATTCCGCGTCTGTTTGTCGTCATTTTCACGTTCGCCCTGATTGGTGGCGGAGTCGGTTCGCTGTTTACCTATTTCCTGTACGGGCTTAATTTTGGGCAGGGCATTACGGCCCCGTTCGCACACGCGTTCAACGACGTGTTTGGCTATAGCAAGTTTACGTCTCAGCTGTTGGCGGACATCATTATCGACATGCTCGACAAGGGCGCTGTCGTGGTGCTTGCTATGTTCATTTTCCGCTTTGTTTCTAGGCGGCTCAAGAACCATCTGAATCAGGTGTTCCTGCGCGATTCTAGCAATAGGGATGCGAACAAGAACGTGAAACATTCGCTGCTCCGCAAGGTCGTGGTGATGGTGATCGTGGCTGAGGTGCTGCTGGGTGCCCTGGCAAGTTCGATCGGCTTTTTCCTGTATCGTGACAACTCCATCAAGAGGTTTGTCGCTATTGCGAAGGGCGTGACCAATTCGGCGGCGCACGTGGTCGATGCGGACCGTATCGATGAGTTCCTGACGGTGGGGGACAGTGCCGAAGGGTACAAGGATATCGAAGAAGCGCTGTACGGAATCCGGTCGAGTTTCCCGCAGACGAAATACCTCTATGTGTACAAGATTGAACGGGACGGTTGCCATGTGGTGTTTGACTTGGATACCGATGGCGAACCCGGGAGCGAACCGGGGAGCGTGGTAGCGTTTGATCCGTCGTTCGAACCGTACCTTCCGACATTGCTTACCGGTGGCGAAATCGAACCGATAGTTTCGGATGACAAGTTTGGCTGGTTGCTGACCGTCTATACGCCGCTGAAGAATGCAAGCGGAAAGACGGTGGCCTATGCGGCGGCCGATATCTCGATGGATGAAATCAAGTCGGACGAAGCGATGTTCTTTATCAAGATGCTCTCGCTCTTCTTTGGCCTTTCGATTATCATCATGAGTATTGTCATTGAACTGGTGAATCGCGGAATCGTGATTCCGGTGAACCGTATGGCGCTTGCTGCGATGAAGTTCTCCGGGACGACGATGATTGCAAGTACCATGGATACCGAAAAGGTGAACCTGGACAAGATTCGTAATGCTGCGGACCGCGTGGTGGGCCTTGGGATACGCTCGTTCGACGAAATCGGAAACCTTTACGATTCACTTTCGTCCATGGCCTCTGATACGTACAACTTTATTGCTCGAGTGCAGGCGCAGGCGGAACGAATCAGCAAGATGCAGGAAGTGATTATTATGGAATTCGCTGAAGTCGTTGAAGCTCGCGACAAGAGCACCGGTAATCACATTAAGAAAACGGCGGCCTATGTGGAAGCGCTTGCCGAACAGCTCAAGAAAGAAGGCAAGTTCGCCGACGTGCTCACCGATGAATTTGTTCACAAGTTAAAGCGTGCGGCACCTCTCCACGATATTGGTAAGATCGCTGTTTCCGACTTGATTCTGAACAAGCCGGGCAAGCTTACCGACGAAGAATTTTCCATTATGAAGAGCCATACGACCGAAGGGTGGAAGATCCTTACGAAGATGGTGGAAGATGCTGGCAATACGATCGATGCGAACTACCTGAACGAATCGATTGATATGGCGCACTACCACCACGAAAAGTGGGACGGTTCCGGTTACCCGACGGGAATCAAGGGCGAAGAAATTCCGCTTTCGGCGCGTATCATGGCCGTGGCCGACGTGTTCGATGCGTTGGTGGCCGAGCGTGTGTACAAGAAACCGTTTACCTACGAGAAGGCGATGGCGATCATTACCGAAGGCGCGGGCAAGCATTTCGACCCGGATATCGTCGAGACGTTCACGCATATTTCCGAAAAGCTTTACAGCGAACGTACCAGACTCGACCAGTCGGGCTCCGAGGCGAGCATCCATCTCGATTCGAACGCCCAGAAGTCGTGA
- a CDS encoding DivIVA domain-containing protein: protein MELTPLDIRNQTFHKKNFGGIDPEEVKAFLETAAGAFEQMSRDKTDLTERLKVAEERVNYYRQIEKTIQDAVVTMQRTVDEVKATAEKEAEIIIAEAKARAVREVETTKKEAEELRMEIEQLKQLRTNYFIRCRALIKGQEDLLSAMENDQRMREDLRQPAQPAVGNVLA, encoded by the coding sequence ATGGAACTTACACCTTTGGATATCCGCAATCAGACTTTTCACAAGAAAAATTTTGGTGGAATCGACCCCGAAGAGGTCAAGGCCTTCTTAGAAACGGCCGCTGGTGCCTTCGAGCAGATGTCCAGGGACAAGACCGACCTGACCGAAAGGCTTAAGGTTGCCGAAGAGCGCGTAAATTACTACCGCCAGATCGAAAAGACAATCCAGGACGCCGTGGTGACCATGCAGCGGACGGTTGACGAGGTCAAGGCGACAGCCGAAAAGGAAGCCGAAATTATTATTGCCGAAGCGAAGGCCCGTGCGGTCCGCGAGGTGGAAACGACTAAGAAAGAAGCCGAAGAACTCCGCATGGAAATCGAACAGCTGAAGCAGCTCCGTACGAACTACTTCATCCGCTGCCGTGCTCTTATCAAGGGGCAGGAAGACCTTCTTTCGGCAATGGAAAACGACCAGCGTATGCGCGAAGACCTCCGTCAACCGGCACAACCGGCCGTGGGGAACGTGCTGGCCTAA
- the cysK gene encoding cysteine synthase A, whose protein sequence is MSKIYSSADQLIGHTPLLELTHIEEGLGAKILGKLEYFNPAGSVKDRIAKAMIDEAEKSGKLKKGAVIIEPTSGNTGIGLASVAAARGYRIIIVMPETMSVERRQIMKAYGAELVLTEGAKGMKGAIEKADELAKEIPNSFIPGQFVNPANPAAHKATTGPEIWEDTDGKVDIFVAGVGTGGTVTGVGEYLKSKNPNVKVIAVEPASSPVLTKGTAGAHKIQGIGAGFVPETLNTKVYDEVIAVENEAAFEAGREIGKKEGVLVGISSGAALWAAKELAKRPENKGKTIVALLPDTGDRYLSTALFAE, encoded by the coding sequence ATGTCAAAGATTTATTCCTCTGCCGACCAGCTTATCGGTCACACCCCGCTTCTCGAACTCACCCATATCGAAGAAGGCCTCGGAGCCAAGATTCTTGGAAAGCTCGAATACTTCAACCCCGCCGGTTCCGTGAAGGACCGTATTGCAAAGGCGATGATTGACGAAGCAGAAAAGAGCGGTAAGCTCAAGAAGGGTGCCGTGATTATCGAACCGACTTCGGGCAACACCGGTATCGGTCTTGCATCTGTCGCTGCAGCACGTGGCTACCGCATCATCATCGTGATGCCCGAAACCATGAGCGTGGAACGCCGCCAGATTATGAAGGCTTACGGCGCAGAACTTGTGCTGACCGAAGGCGCCAAGGGCATGAAGGGCGCTATCGAAAAGGCCGATGAACTCGCCAAGGAAATCCCGAACAGCTTTATTCCGGGTCAGTTCGTGAACCCGGCAAACCCGGCAGCCCACAAGGCCACCACCGGTCCTGAAATCTGGGAAGACACCGATGGTAAAGTTGATATTTTTGTGGCCGGTGTCGGTACCGGTGGTACGGTGACAGGCGTGGGTGAATACCTCAAGTCCAAGAATCCGAACGTGAAGGTTATCGCTGTTGAACCGGCTAGCTCTCCGGTGCTTACCAAGGGTACTGCGGGCGCCCACAAGATCCAGGGCATCGGCGCAGGCTTCGTTCCTGAAACCCTGAACACCAAGGTTTACGACGAAGTCATCGCTGTCGAAAACGAAGCCGCTTTCGAAGCTGGCCGCGAAATCGGCAAGAAGGAAGGCGTGCTCGTGGGTATTTCTTCTGGTGCTGCTCTCTGGGCCGCCAAGGAACTCGCCAAGCGTCCGGAAAACAAGGGCAAGACGATTGTCGCACTCCTCCCGGATACCGGCGACCGTTATCTTTCGACCGCCCTCTTTGCGGAATAA
- a CDS encoding GGDEF domain-containing protein: MYRAAKSFWKKQDTLERKMFWSFLLVVTVTAASSAAFTVFEGLGIEASLCSIGTALICAIVAIIAVKTSLYNQCYLVMCCILSCFLTPILFLFCGGITCGMTLYCLASIILISFASRGRLKTLAFIISMIVQIATIAATWIYPDMVIVTLDRDASYIDFLSSHIMVGLAIFSIGSLSVRAYSQEREKTAKLLAKLDFLSMHDSLTELYNRRYLLNYLENFVWMRRGAFYLAMLDIDNFKQINLNYGHDFGDEVICTVGKALQKYEDEIAGECTARYGCEKFIYVISAGSEVEAFAKVENFRKTVRQITFEKHPQVSLTISGGFVSCNSRFFNDVKQMLAKVDELLTHAKQQGKNQIRNMADN, from the coding sequence ATGTATAGGGCAGCAAAGTCATTTTGGAAAAAACAAGATACGCTGGAACGCAAGATGTTCTGGTCTTTCTTGCTCGTGGTTACCGTAACCGCGGCTTCTTCTGCAGCCTTTACCGTATTCGAAGGTCTCGGGATCGAAGCATCCCTCTGCAGTATCGGAACGGCTCTCATCTGCGCCATCGTCGCCATTATCGCCGTAAAGACATCGCTCTACAACCAGTGCTACCTAGTGATGTGCTGTATTTTGAGCTGTTTCTTGACCCCGATACTCTTCCTGTTCTGCGGCGGCATCACATGCGGTATGACCCTTTACTGCCTGGCATCCATCATCTTGATATCGTTTGCCTCGCGCGGAAGGCTCAAGACTCTCGCCTTCATCATTTCCATGATCGTCCAGATCGCAACGATCGCGGCTACATGGATTTACCCCGACATGGTGATTGTCACTCTGGACAGGGATGCCTCGTACATCGACTTTCTGTCGTCGCACATCATGGTGGGTCTTGCCATTTTCTCTATCGGTTCGCTTTCTGTCAGGGCCTATTCCCAGGAACGCGAAAAGACGGCGAAGCTCCTTGCCAAGCTGGATTTTCTCTCGATGCACGATTCGTTGACGGAGCTGTACAACCGGCGTTACCTGCTGAACTACCTTGAAAATTTCGTGTGGATGCGTAGAGGCGCCTTCTACCTTGCCATGCTCGACATCGACAATTTTAAACAAATTAACCTCAACTACGGACACGATTTCGGTGACGAAGTCATTTGCACCGTGGGCAAGGCGCTGCAGAAGTACGAAGACGAAATCGCAGGCGAATGCACCGCACGCTATGGCTGCGAAAAGTTCATTTACGTCATCAGCGCGGGTTCCGAAGTAGAGGCTTTCGCCAAGGTCGAGAACTTCCGCAAGACTGTCCGGCAGATTACCTTCGAAAAGCACCCGCAGGTATCCCTTACCATTAGCGGCGGGTTCGTTTCCTGCAACAGCCGTTTCTTTAACGACGTAAAGCAGATGCTTGCAAAAGTAGACGAGCTTCTCACTCACGCAAAGCAACAAGGGAAAAACCAAATCCGCAACATGGCGGATAACTAG